The Oncorhynchus nerka isolate Pitt River linkage group LG12, Oner_Uvic_2.0, whole genome shotgun sequence genome includes a region encoding these proteins:
- the LOC115117554 gene encoding gastrula zinc finger protein XlCGF57.1-like: MSKLQMLCVFLNERLTAAAGDIFGAVEKTVGEYQEENDRLRRLLRRTPEIQLCRIESLQPSVSEEEVPPEQQHCEQEWSPSLGQKNPETKQIKEEQEEVRTSQEEEQLQGVEPDIIEFIFSPSCVKSECDQEDQTQTVENRGRDSKLVDLKPFGTVTHIKGLNIPCDPPDNQNIASSHNSAVSSDPVGLDNSPPLDTSPTLDPNPPTGEHCSKPNTMSRRTHQCRDCGETFALKADLQRHVTLTKKRPSECSFCKKSFNSTCKLKAHVRLCHIGKPCGMTFKHNLPSHMRIHTGEKSFSCGDCGKSFNRKMSLTEHKLTHTGEKPFSCGDCGKSFNRKGHLTIHKLTHTGEKPFSCVDCGKSFNRKGHLTIHKLTHTGEKPFSCGDCGKSFNRKGHLTMHNLTHTGEKPFSCVDCGKSFNRKEHLTMHKLTHTGEKPFSCGDCGKSFNQKGDLRRHKLIHTGEKHHRCSVCGKGFTQKTNLLRHVDKVHKGKKQDRN, from the exons ATGTCTAAACTACAgatgttgtgtgtgtttttaaatgAGCGTTTAACGGCGGCTGCTGGGGATATTTTTGGTGCAGTTGAGAAAACGGTAGGAGAGTACCAGGAGGAGAATGATCGGCTACGGAGACTGCTGCGGAGGACACCAGAGATACAACTATGTCGAATAG aATCCCTGCAGCCCTCTGTCTCTGAAGAGGAGGTTCCCCCTGAGCAGCAGCACTGTGAGCAGGAGTGGAGCCCCAGTCTGGGGCAGAAGAACCCAGAGACCAAACAGAttaaagaggaacaggaggaagtcaggaccagtcaggaggaagagcagcttcaaGGGGTGGAGCCTGATATCATAGAGTTCATTTTCTCTCCTTCCTGTGTGAAAAGTGAATGTGATCAGGAGGACCAAACCCAGACtgtggagaacagagggagagactcTAAACTAGTGGATCTCAAACCTTTTGGCACTGTGACCCACATTAAGGGTCTCAACATTCCCTGTGACCCTCCAGATAATCAAAACATTGCCTCCAGCCACAACTCAGCTGTAAGCAGCGACCCAGTAGGACTTGACAACAGTCCACCATTGGATACCAGCCCAACATTGGATCCCAACCCACCAACGGGGGAACATTGTTCCAAACCCAACACCATGTCTAGAAGAACTCACCAATGCCGTGACTGTGGAGAAACATTTGCTCTGAAAGCTGACCTGCAGAGACACGTGACTCTCACCAAGAAGAGACCCAGTGAATGTAGCTTTTGCAAAAAAAGCTTCAACTCCACCTGTAAACTGAAGGCCCATGTCCGACTCTGTCACATTGGGAAACCCTGTGGCATGACCTTCAAACACAACCTGCCCAGTCACATGaggattcacacaggagagaaatcattTAGCTGCGGTGACTGTGGAAAAAGCTTCAATCGGAAGATGAGCCTAACTGAACATAAactgactcacacaggagagaaaccatttagctgtggtgactgcGGGAAAAGCTTCAATCGGAAAGGTCACCTAACCATACACAAactgactcacacaggagagaaaccatttagctgtgTTGACTGCGGGAAAAGCTTCAATCGGAAAGGTCACCTAACCATACACAAactgactcacacaggagagaaaccatttagctgtggtgactgtgggaaaagcttcaATCGGAAGGGGCACCTAACCATGCACAAtctgactcacacaggagagaaaccttttagctgtgttgactgtgggaaaagcttcaATCGGAAGGAGCACCTAACGATGCACAAACTGACTCACACAGGCGAGAAACCTTTTAGCTGTGGTGACTGCGGGAAAAGCTTCAATCAGAAAGGGGACCTAAGGAGGCACAAActgattcacacaggagagaaacaccATCGCTGCTCCGTCTGTGGTAAAGGATTCACTCAGAAGACGAATCTGCTGAGGCATGTGGATAAAGTCCACAAAGGAAAGAAACAGGACAGAAACTGA